A genomic stretch from Arachis stenosperma cultivar V10309 chromosome 3, arast.V10309.gnm1.PFL2, whole genome shotgun sequence includes:
- the LOC130967274 gene encoding B3 domain-containing transcription factor VRN1-like, producing the protein MPNPVQLQPPDGTEWRIDWTNRDGEILFEKGWKEFATFYTLENGHVLWFEYNGTSNIKVNIFDISALEIDYPSNGRIGDDNVVEILDEPPPRRGRGRPKKKVIAEPKQSRASTSKIMKSAIKTKDIDKNPNTQNLKLHVKNEKDGQSEETADLKLPIVQRAIPDMDVIREAKKFKSKNPSFVIKIKQMHQPGSPTNLPVCFFRMYFENTKQYAILRVGKKQWHATLIYYPYRKTALISSWRLFLEENNLKAGDVCIFELITRQRPDLQVHIRRSHD; encoded by the exons ATGCCAAATCCAGTGCAACTCCAGCCTCCAGATGGCACTGAATGGAGAATAGATTGGACTAATCGTGATGGTGAGATTTTGTTTGAAAAGGGTTGGAAAGAGTTTGCTACATTTTACACTTTGGAGAATGGTCATGTGTTGTGGTTTGAGTACAATGGAACTTCTAACATCAAAGTAAATATATTCGACATAAGTGCCCTCGAAATTGATTATCCTTCCAATGGCCGGATCGGGGATGACAACGTGGTTGAGATTTTGGATGAACCGCCGCCACGAAGGGGCCGAGGCCGGCCGAAGAAAAAAGTGATAGCAGAACCAAAGCAATCACGTGCTTCTACAAGCAAAATAATGAAAAGTGCCATCAAAACTAAAGATATAGATAAAAATCCCAATACACAAAACTTGAAGCTGCATGTCAAGAATGAAAAAGATGGTCAATCTGAAGAGACAGCAGATCTTAAGCTGCCAATAGTTCAACGTGCCATACCAGATATGGATG TTATTAGAGAAGCAAAGAAGTTCAAGTCGAAAAATCCTTCTTTTGTCATAAAGATTAAGCAAATGCACCAACCAGGATCACCAACA AATCTTCCAGTTTGTTTCTTCAGAATGTACTTCGAGAACACGAAGCAGTATGCAATTCTACGAGTTGGAAAGAAGCAGTGGCATGCAACATTGATCTATTATCCATATAGGAAGACTGCTCTTATCTCTAGTTGGCGCTTGTTCCTTGaagaaaataacttaaaagCCGGAGATGTTTGTATCTTTGAGCTCATTACCAGACAACGTCCAGATCTTCAGGTTCATATTCGTCGAAGCCATGATTAG
- the LOC130967275 gene encoding B3 domain-containing protein REM6-like → MSCLQIEYPANDQIKEQLPRRGQQQPVKRPEEQKTRDVDSSPNTQNMRLNQRRQKKRLYEPLPRDVQGQLRKKLRALVSSASKGRQLENDTQIRDLERSLSLHDIKSKEKNHEMPVSVNQDSNGKRNRGKDSLSPVRPCPTRPESLKEAKKFKWEKPSFIIKIKQRSQSRAPCYFPTKFFRKYFENNPQNANIRFGKKLFPAKLICRPSSCDAFISAGWNLFARASKLQAGDVCLFKLINRKDPVLDVHICRRQRRESLFKPVTHEIQLFKEVKELNSQNPSFMVKIRDNDPKRSRPYLSAIFYRKYFKKNQQDIKLQFGKKSWPATIIYNPSSKNTFISAGWSSFARASKLEAGDVCVFELVNEKDLFDVHICRAKC, encoded by the exons ATGAGTTGCCTCCAAATAGAGTATCCTGCCAATGATCAAATCAAAGAGCAGCTGCCACGCAGGGGTCAGCAGCAGCCGGTGAAAAGGCCAGAAGAACAAAAAACTAGAGATGTGGATAGCAGTCCCAACACCCaaaacatgagacttaaccagAGACGGCAGAAGAAAAGATTGTATGAACCATTGCCAAGAGATGTCCAGGGCCAACTGAGGAAAAAACTGAGAGCACTAGTGTCATCTGCTTCTAAAGGTAGACAGTTGGAAAATGACACACAAATCAGGGATTTGGAAAGAAGCCTCAGTTTGCACGATATTAAATCCAAAGAAAAAAATCATGAGATGCCAGTCTCTGTCAATCAAGATTCTAATG GCAAAAGGAATAGAGGAAAAGATTCTTTATCTCCTGTTAGGCCCTGTCCTACAAGACCTGAATCTCTGAAAGAAGCTAAGAAGTTTAAGTGGGAAAAGCCCTCTTTCATCATCAAGATAAAGCAACGGTCACAATCGAGAGCACCATGT TACTTTCCAACTAAATTCTTCAGAAAGTATTTTGAAAATAACCCCCAAAATGCAAATATAAGATTTGGAAAGAAGTTGTTTCCTGCTAAGTTGATTTGTAGGCCATCATCATGTGATGCCTTTATCTCTGCTGGTTGGAACCTTTTTGCTCGAGCTAGTAAATTACAAGCCGGAGATGTTTGTTTGTTTAAGCTCATCAATAGAAAAGATCCGGTGCTTGATGTTCATATTTGTCGTCGACAACGCCGCG AGTCACTTTTCAAGCCAGTGACTCATGAGATTCAGCTCTTCAAAGAAGTTAAAGAGCTCAACTCACAGAATCCCTCTTTTATGGTCAAGATAAGAGACAATGATCCAAAGAGATCAAGGCCT TACTTATCAGCTATCTTCTACAGAaagtattttaaaaagaatCAGCAGGATATAAAGTTACAATTCGGAAAGAAGTCGTGGCCTGCTACGATAATCTACAATCCGTCATCGAAAAACACATTTATTTCGGCTGGTTGGAGTTCTTTTGCTAGAGCCAGTAAATTAGAAGCGGGAGATGTTTGTGTTTTTGAGCTCGTCAATGAAAAAGATCTATTTGATGTTCATATTTGTAGAGCGAAATGCTAG